The Clostridium sp. AWRP genome has a window encoding:
- a CDS encoding HAMP domain-containing sensor histidine kinase translates to MKFWEKIFLCTLVIFEIFFVPSSIYLINSNFKLNLNTEISSGINEEQRFCSFVQSNLFLFKIQKESNAYKTELDKQSIDSMISTYLNNFGKQDIYIEVIDNNNKVIFTNLSMNISDKREELNVNLNKVKYIIRDIDEKNYLFISKKINLDNNYYKISYVKDVSSVYENKKYLLDLLLKLNIFVCIILIVVTIALSKFIVNPINKLIKTTQKIAAGNFSERVKVISDDEIGLLSKNFNDMADVVENKINELEIVLEDKQRFIDNLAHELRTPLTSIIGYADFLRTTKYDEETFINSLSYIYSEGKRLEKLAFKLMDLIILRKKDFEMKSENVLKLLVEIKDSMQPKLEKKNIHLEISAEDLNLSMDKELMTVMITNFVDNAVKASKIGDKIYLKAYKNSSSNIILEVKDSGIGIPEEDISKVMEPFFMVDKSRARASNGVGLGLCLCVEIAKIHNARIDIESKVREGTTIKVIF, encoded by the coding sequence ATGAAATTCTGGGAGAAAATATTTTTATGCACTTTGGTTATATTTGAAATATTTTTTGTTCCTTCATCAATATATTTGATTAACAGCAATTTTAAACTAAATCTTAATACAGAAATTAGTTCTGGAATAAATGAAGAGCAGAGATTTTGCTCTTTTGTACAATCAAATTTATTTTTATTTAAAATTCAAAAAGAGTCTAATGCTTATAAGACTGAGCTTGATAAACAAAGTATAGATTCAATGATTAGTACATATTTAAATAATTTTGGAAAACAGGATATATATATTGAGGTAATAGATAACAACAATAAAGTTATTTTTACTAATTTAAGTATGAATATATCAGATAAAAGAGAGGAACTTAATGTTAATCTTAATAAAGTGAAGTATATAATACGTGATATTGATGAAAAAAACTATTTATTCATAAGCAAAAAAATAAATTTAGATAATAATTACTATAAAATTTCTTATGTTAAGGATGTTTCAAGTGTTTATGAAAATAAGAAATATTTATTGGATCTTCTTTTAAAATTAAATATATTTGTTTGTATAATTTTAATTGTAGTAACTATAGCATTAAGTAAGTTTATAGTAAATCCTATAAATAAATTAATTAAAACCACTCAAAAAATAGCTGCTGGAAATTTTAGTGAAAGAGTAAAAGTAATATCAGATGATGAGATTGGATTATTATCAAAGAATTTTAATGATATGGCAGATGTTGTGGAGAATAAAATAAATGAACTAGAGATAGTTTTAGAGGATAAGCAGAGATTTATTGATAATCTTGCTCATGAGCTTAGGACGCCATTAACTTCTATAATAGGTTATGCTGATTTTCTTAGGACTACTAAATATGATGAGGAAACCTTTATAAATTCCTTAAGTTATATATACAGCGAAGGCAAGAGATTAGAAAAATTAGCTTTTAAATTAATGGATTTAATTATTTTGAGAAAAAAAGATTTTGAAATGAAAAGTGAAAATGTTCTTAAGCTTCTAGTTGAAATTAAAGATTCTATGCAGCCAAAATTGGAGAAGAAAAATATTCATTTAGAAATTTCAGCTGAAGATTTAAATTTATCAATGGATAAAGAGTTAATGACGGTGATGATAACTAATTTTGTTGATAATGCTGTTAAAGCATCTAAAATTGGTGATAAAATATATTTAAAAGCATATAAAAATAGCAGTTCTAACATAATACTAGAAGTTAAGGACAGCGGAATTGGTATTCCAGAAGAGGACATATCAAAGGTAATGGAACCATTTTTTATGGTGGACAAATCCAGGGCAAGGGCTAGTAATGGTGTAGGGCTTGGACTCTGTTTGTGTGTGGAAATTGCTAAAATTCATAATGCTAGGATTGATATAGAAAGCAAGGTTAGAGAGGGTACTACAATAAAGGTAATTTTTTAA
- a CDS encoding VOC family protein, which translates to MKFVCPLIAVSDIEASKNFYGNVLNQKVTMDFGANVTFENGFAIQKGFAELIDINENEVAHRSNNFELYFEEEDLNGFVERLKSFHNIEYVHDVKEHPWGQRVIRFYDPDKHIIEVGESMVSVIKRFLSQGLTPEETSKRTMFPIDYIRQLEECK; encoded by the coding sequence ATGAAATTTGTATGTCCACTTATAGCTGTTAGTGATATTGAAGCTTCAAAAAATTTTTATGGAAATGTGCTTAATCAAAAGGTGACAATGGATTTTGGAGCAAATGTTACTTTTGAGAATGGTTTTGCAATACAAAAGGGCTTTGCAGAGCTTATTGATATAAATGAAAATGAAGTTGCACATAGGTCAAATAATTTTGAACTTTATTTTGAAGAAGAAGATTTAAATGGATTTGTAGAAAGGCTAAAAAGCTTTCATAATATAGAATATGTTCATGATGTTAAAGAACATCCGTGGGGGCAGAGAGTCATCAGATTTTACGATCCCGATAAACATATTATTGAAGTTGGGGAGAGTATGGTAAGTGTTATAAAGCGATTTTTAAGCCAAGGTTTAACTCCTGAAGAAACATCTAAGCGTACTATGTTTCCTATTGATTATATAAGGCAATTAGAAGAATGTAAATAA
- a CDS encoding response regulator transcription factor, giving the protein MIKILVVEDELPISNLIKLNLNMANYECKTAFNGEEALNEIENDSFDLILLDVMLPKIDGFTLLEKIKPLGIPVIFLTAKTSVTDKVYGLRAGADDYITKPFEGIELLARIDNVLRHYDKNTNVINFEDVEINLEEMTARKAGEAVELTLKEFELLVFLVQNKNVVLTREKLIEKIWGYDYVGETRTIDNHIQKLRKKLQWKDKIKTVFKLGYRLEG; this is encoded by the coding sequence ATGATAAAAATATTAGTTGTTGAGGATGAGCTTCCAATATCGAACTTAATAAAGCTGAATTTAAATATGGCAAATTATGAGTGTAAAACAGCTTTTAATGGAGAAGAGGCTTTAAATGAAATTGAAAATGACAGCTTTGACTTAATACTTTTAGATGTTATGCTTCCTAAAATTGATGGTTTTACACTACTTGAAAAGATAAAGCCTCTAGGAATTCCAGTTATATTTTTAACTGCCAAAACTTCTGTTACAGATAAGGTATATGGACTTAGAGCTGGAGCAGATGATTATATAACAAAACCTTTTGAAGGTATTGAATTGTTAGCTAGAATTGATAATGTGCTTAGACACTATGATAAAAATACTAATGTAATAAATTTTGAAGATGTAGAGATAAATTTAGAAGAAATGACAGCCAGGAAAGCAGGTGAAGCAGTAGAGCTTACTTTAAAGGAATTTGAATTATTAGTGTTTTTAGTACAAAATAAAAATGTTGTATTAACCAGAGAAAAATTAATAGAAAAAATTTGGGGATATGACTATGTTGGAGAAACTAGAACTATAGATAACCATATACAAAAATTGAGAAAAAAGCTTCAATGGAAGGACAAAATTAAAACTGTATTTAAATTAGGATACAGGCTGGAGGGTTAA
- a CDS encoding helix-turn-helix domain-containing protein has product MFFNDISVKKHLKIKETPNYIYIEPHPLLRKYIAHYTILFPNPKEIGRCLDNIGNLTLVPDCSGCIIYTYENSDFSLSLWGATTKTVIVQNDVNLKKIRFFIEFVPGGLHAITGMKQSELCDIQTQVDEVDKHLYDSLNHAAEIANNADDMVSMVNRIFLKAVEKNSKQHAVMRSSLEKIKVANGLLTVKELSSSEYVSQRHLNRLFNEYIGINPKMFLRISRINYSINMLKKAEHKSYVNTSQILGYFDQSHFIHDFKQICGVSPKEFFKNVSDFYNELFKY; this is encoded by the coding sequence TTGTTCTTTAATGATATTTCAGTAAAGAAGCATTTAAAAATAAAAGAAACACCTAATTACATATATATAGAGCCTCATCCACTGCTTAGAAAATATATTGCACACTATACTATATTATTTCCTAATCCGAAAGAAATAGGAAGATGCCTTGATAATATTGGTAATTTAACTTTAGTACCTGACTGTAGTGGTTGTATTATATATACTTATGAAAATAGTGATTTTTCATTAAGCCTTTGGGGAGCAACAACGAAGACGGTTATAGTACAAAATGATGTAAACTTAAAAAAAATAAGATTTTTTATTGAGTTTGTACCGGGCGGCCTGCATGCTATTACGGGGATGAAACAATCAGAACTATGTGATATTCAAACACAAGTAGATGAAGTTGACAAGCATTTGTATGATTCCTTAAATCATGCTGCCGAGATTGCAAATAACGCAGATGATATGGTTTCAATGGTGAATAGGATTTTTTTGAAAGCAGTAGAGAAAAATAGTAAACAGCATGCAGTTATGAGATCTAGCTTAGAGAAAATTAAAGTTGCAAATGGATTACTAACAGTAAAAGAATTATCATCAAGTGAATATGTAAGCCAGCGTCATTTAAATAGATTGTTTAATGAGTATATTGGGATAAACCCAAAAATGTTTTTAAGGATTTCTAGGATAAATTATTCAATAAATATGTTAAAAAAAGCTGAGCATAAAAGTTACGTAAATACATCTCAAATCCTTGGCTATTTTGATCAATCACATTTTATTCACGATTTTAAACAAATATGTGGAGTTTCTCCTAAAGAATTTTTCAAAAACGTGTCTGATTTTTACAATGAACTTTTTAAATATTGA